The Syngnathus typhle isolate RoL2023-S1 ecotype Sweden linkage group LG14, RoL_Styp_1.0, whole genome shotgun sequence genome segment ACCCAACAGATTCTCAAACGTTCTATACCAAGACTCAcctaaagaaaaatacataactCTCTTTAAGCACCAGCAATTTAAAAATGTGGTTCTTCAACGCATCACTAGAGAGAGCCCGTGTCAAATGTTGCCACCTGTGGTTTTGTTCAATCTCCGAATGATTGATTAACTGTTGTGTGTCAATCAGGCCAGTACACGGTGATGATGGCTCACTTCTTCCTGAAGAGGAAGATCGGCTACTTCGTCATCCAGACGTACATGCCGTGCTTCATGACCGTCATCCTGTCGCAAGTCTCCTTCTGGCTCAACCGCGAGTCCGTGCCCGCACGCACCGTCTTTGGTGAGACGCAGCCACCCTGTGTATCGTACGCCGGCTCTCACGGTGACTCGTTACAGGTGTGACCACAGTGTTGACCATGACCACGCTCAGCATCAGTGCCCGCAACTCGCTGCCCAAGGTGGCGTATGCCACCGCCATGGATTGGTTCATCGCCGTTTGCTACGCCTTCGTCTTCTCCGCCCTCATCGAGTTCGCCACCGTCAACTATTTCACCAAGCGTAGCTGGGCCTGGGACGGCAAGAAGGCCATGGAGGCCCAACAGCCCAAAGTAAGTGGCCTTCCAATTCGGGATTGGCGATTCATCAAATCGCGTAATGTCTTTTCTTCCTCTAGCGTAAAGACCCCTTGGTGCTATCCAAGAAACCCAACAACGCCTGCACGGCCGGCGTCAACTACACCACCAACCTGACCAAGGACGCGTCCGTGTCCACCATCTCCAACAGCACGTCGGTCCAGCTCAAGGGGCCCCCCGAGTCCAAAGGCGCCGATCCCAAGAAGACCTACAACAGCGTCAGCAAGATTGACAAGATGTCCCGTATCGTGTTCCCCGTCCTGTTCGGCACCTTCAACCTGGTCTACTGGGCCACCTATCTCAACCGGGAGCCGCACGCCACGCCGCCCAGCACTTAACCTTCCTAAACTCATCTGTCGCTTTTTCATTTGAGGTAATTTCATTGCATGTCGCTTCTCCCGCATCTCCTTCACGGCCATGTTTTTCACCTTTTAGCATTTGGATTCGATTGTAGTTCTCTCTTTGAAAGGACAAGAGGCATGGTGCCAAAGTACAGCAAGGTCAGTTGTGAGCTGCAAAAATACATTGTCAAGGACAGTTTGGCTATTTCCAGCCAGCCTTCAAAGATGTTCTACAAATAGGAGGCACACGTACTAAACAGGTGGGTGATGCCCTCAAGCCACTTTCCAATATTGACACTTTGAAAGAGCAGATCCACCAAAAACAAATTCTCAAGAAAACGCAATTATCTGAATGTCATTTTCAGGGGTCGATATAAAATGTGAAACCCAATTTCAAAATGTTGGCCCCAAATGTAGAATTTGGTAGCTGACCCACAAAAAAGACAcaggaagtctgccattttggatTTTGGAGTGGTCCAAAAAACCTTCACAGTTTGTAAATTCAATCCCCAAAACCAGATTGTCTCAACATGAATTTTggtagaccccccccccaaaaaagtctcaagaaccCACAGTCAGTCTTTGAAGTGGCCATTTTAGGTTAACTCTCCGGTGGAGCTTCAAAAACCTTGTGTATCCTTGAGCTTTGTCATCATTGAGTGTGGGCGCAGCATGGCAGCGAGGCCAAAtgctatgcaaaaaaaaaaaaaagttccgatTGATCTTGTTGTTGTCGTTTGCCCACAGCAGCTTGTGTACAGCTTTTTGGAGCCTTCTTTTGTACAAATGAGGACATGGCGCAAAGCCATGCCAACCAACGTGTGTTGCCTTCAGAGTGCACAAACTCACTCAGAACTAATCTTtgaggtccccccccccccttctgaaAATGTACTTTATTCctaattttttttccaggggaaaaaaaaaatatcgatgaGGACTAGAACACATTTCTTGCCCAACTACGACTTTGTTCAGGTAATTgaacttttgtttttccccctccaaGAATGTCAACTTTTTTCTTGTCTTACTTTTTGTCTGCATAAAAAAAACTAGATGACAACTGATGAGTAACTTTTATGCTGTTTAAATTGTATTGTACTTTTTCCGCTTACTTTAAATTGAGATTTTGTGTTGAATTGTCATCAATTTCTGCCTTCACTCTCTTTTTGCTGTGGCTTAAATGCTCATTGGTACTTTTCCCGCAACCGTGTCGTTGTGTTTTTTGGGAACGCCATTGCGTAAAATGTATTCTTTCTGTATATTGCCATTAATTTAGCAACAGCAACACCACACTAGTAGCTTTTAGTTTGGATACAACACGGTGACGCCTTGTAATCTGATTGTTTTTATGAGTTTTGAAAAGAGCATTTGTTTCTGTCTTATAAAAGTTCTGAAATATGAATGCAATGTAAATGCCTTCAAGTGGCCTGTCATCATTTTAAAAGAAACTTTTTGGGGAGCACATGGATGTATTCTACTTATCACATGAAAGTGCATTTTTAATATGGGCTGttctttaaatgcaaatatcTGAAGCAATAAATAATGCTttcacggacaaaaaaaaaaaaagtaaaagaacaTTATTGGAGTCTCACGAAAACAGTGTTAATGTTGAAAATGCATAATTTACCAAgaataatataccgtttttttccgtgtatagtgcgcaaaattttactaatttattgtcctaaaatcaggggtgcgcattatacatgggtacaaaagaaaaaaaaaaaaaaaaaaaaatttttttaatttttttttttttttttttttaagtcccaatgatcgtcacacacacagggaggcaatgggtcccatttttatagtctttggtatggtcttaactaggctggatgtcattttttttgttggcgttgatttctccgactgcccttaaacgcaccaccgcgcttcgtgcgcgcacgggacagcaaacgagcaggtgatcgagcaagcgtctgatacgagagcattgcggtcgcacggagcgtgtttgaagtgaacagcagagaagaaaggcaaagtgttgtgaaataaaatgcacagaacggatgcgcaagacacgtcagctatataaagagcgagagttgttttcttcctattagtttcaattcacagtttaattagcagtttcaatcagcaaataacaaaatgcgtattacaggtaatattttatttcacaacactttgccttcttcctttggtctctgctgttcatcctaaaacacaaaggcgctctttaagcaatgcgacagtgagcgcccggcgcgctgcaccaaattaagctccctgcgcagtgcgcactgaggtccacttaaattttagaaagcacatcaggactttaaaaatatcttctaaatttcagcgacggctctgtcacaataatcgaccagcccggtgcagttgggcggtcggcggcgcgctacggttgagcgttctctcgcgcgctctctctcgctctatctcgctctcgcacacacgcaaaccggatatcatacggaggccgccattacagatgcgcagaacggataagcaagacacgtcagctatataaagagcgagagttcagttctctacctaaatccgtattacaggtaatattttatttcacaacactttgccttgttcctttcttctctgctgttcacttcaaacacgctccatgcgcacggagcgcggtggtgcgtttacgggcagtcggagaaatcaacgccaacaaaaaaaattacatccagcctagttaagaccataccaaagactatataaatgggacccattgcctccctgcgtgtgtgactgtcattgggacttaaaaaaaaaaaaaaaaaatttttttttttttaaaaaattcataaaaattgggtgcgtattatacatgggtacaagcttttttccagcatcagcatgccatttttaggggtgcgtactatacatgggggcgcactatacacggaaaaaaacggtactttttgAAGTGGTGTCAAAAGAATTGAGACCTAGGGTGGAAGTAGTGCATATATGAAATATACATCTGATGACTAtattcattatttaagatgCATTTCTGCACAAGCTTAATCTTCCTTAATGGAACAACAAGCCGGCCGGCGGCCGGGCGGGCGGCACGGCACGTGCTTGATTACACATAGCACACATGTCGGGTCGGCAGTTAGCACACATATAAATCCATCTTTCAACATCTGGCTCACATCTGCTTGCGGAGGATTTAGCTGCATTTAAGTTGCTTTTTGCGTCCTCGGCACAGCGACTTAAGCCGCCCGGCGATAACCGTCACGGCACAAGTGCAAACAGACGCGCCGCGTAACCTTTGGGCGCGCTGACTGACGCACACCGGATGGAGGCGAGTCGCATCGGGGTGCTACCTGAAATGCTGACGGTTACCGTGGTCACGTGACAATTCAATTGTTCTGTGACTaatgcattttgaaatatttatatttattcaaaTAACATGTTAACCCACAGTGCCAAATACCGTAGCATCTAACCATTTGAACTTTTGTTTTAATACAAAATTGTGTAATACATTTAATTTGTAATACATGGTATTAagtgctaaaagtgctattAATTTCTTTTGTAAAACTTAATACCTTGAAAATTGGGACAGAGCGTTGCAATTCCTTTTGTGACCAGCAGAGGGAAGCAGAAGCTAAAAAATGAATGCGATGTTGGCCAACAGCAAGAACGCTTACAATAATTTCAATAACAAAATAGGAATAgagtataaaatatatatatattttttcaatattCATATTTTGAAGGATACATTTTCACAAAAAGTACATTAGTAGTACTGCAAGGAAATCACAGAccattttacaaaacaaaatgtacataaatgtaTAAAATATTCGACtagtgcttttgttttttttcatatctggaataataaaaaataacaaatcaACAAAATCACTAACTTTCTAATCATGattatagtaataataatattcatcattcaaaaaaaagaaaactgcttAGTGTCTAATCTTCCTCCCGCTCCCTTCCAAAATGAACCGCCCCTGCCCCACTCTGGCCACCCGAGTAAACACTCATCTCCGCTATCTCCGCCTCTGGCATGTTGCAGGCTTGTGTGTCTGATGCGTGAGGAACAACAGGAaaaggagggtgaagagttgcACGCAGTTACCTCTCATACGCGCACCCACTTTTAGCgtgatgatgaagaggagaaGAAGGATGCGGACCGACGTTGCGCGCCAAAGCCGTGGCATGCTGGCGTTTTGGATGTGAaccatcaagaaaaaaaatgtctttcaggGTAATGCGAAACAGATGAACGTCAAGGAGGACTTGGAAAGACTTGTAGCAAGAGACCAGTGGCGGTCGGCCAGCATGACCTCCGCCTGCTCGCCTtggttcctcctcttcctcatggCTCTCAATGCAAGGTGTGTAGCtcatattattaaaaataaaatgcagaaTTAGGGTTGGAGACATTTTATAAAAATTTCCTGAATGTTGCCAGTCTATGGTAAATTAAGTTGgaaaaatgtgtaaattaaTAACTGGAAACTTTCCATGAGAATGAATGTGAATTTATAGACAATTAAATCCggggaaaagaaaatatctTGAAAAGAAATTTGATTAGAAAATTAAAATGGGCATTTAATTCTGCGTGTTTAGTTGTGTGACTTCCGACTATGAGGACGACTACGAGGACGTGACAGTCCAGAAGATGATGCCAACCAAATCTCAGCAGTCGGATGCCACGAAAATCCTCAACGGACTCCTCAAGGACTACGACCGCAAGCTCAGGCCCGACATTGGAGGTCAtttgattattgtttttattgataacattGATCAAGTGAGATGAGGACCGTTTTGAGAAAAGAATTGCTTTTGTGCCATCTTGGCGCTGAGAAACTCTCAAAATTAGTTGAGGATCTTCGTTTCAACAAAAGTAgtactttgctgccatcttgtagcAAATAACCATTGAAATAAGTTtgaacaaaagtagtgctttgctgccaagGAACTATTTCAAAGTGAGTTGAGTTTCATTTATTCACACTGTCCTAATACTTTTGTCAAGAACTTAACGGGATGGACTACAATAGTACCTTCAGATAGCTGCTCGATATCGTCTGTCACTCAGTTCTTCTAATGTGATGTCATGTTCATCACTCTTATCGCTATTATTTTGGTGCACTTTGGCTTCCTGTTGACTTGATggggctctcaacaaaggattTTGATTAGTATGTTTGAGACTTAACACGCTATGTTGGCATCTGGAGCCAGCCGCAAGCTAGCAGTCACCCATGTTGGCTAACTGTTAGCAAGTCAGCTATCTTCCTCAGGAAAACAGTGAAGCATTCCTGAGTGTTATCGATTTTCCATACCGTTTGTTCCTTTATTTAAGAGAAGAAACGAAAACGAAAAGCTAAGTTAATCCCACTGCTTTGATGAGTTTATATTGGAAATCAAAGGCGATTATCCCGCCGTCTGAGAAGGAGACCGAGAAAGAAACTGCTGGCTTTCTCTTGCTCACGTTGAGTGAAATCGATCGGCTTGACGTTCCAAAACGAAACGGCTTTAGTGTCAAAACTAAAACACATTGTTCTCCTTTCAAAACAACATACTTGTGTTGGGGGACACAAACACTCGCAACATGTGAACATTTTTTCTCTAATGGCTACATGCATTGGATCATTTTATGTACATGTTCATGTATTGTTGTTACCTTTTTGGATCGAGCATTGTTGGTGAAATGCTTTGGAACATGAGCTGTCCTACGTACAATTGATTCCTTACAAGATTGGTTTGATCGTGACGGTCACGTTTTGTTGTCATGGCCTTAAGTGCTGCTTCGCATTGCTCACTAAATCGTGAATGATGCGCTTCTCCACTAATTAGCATTGTCTTTCTTCTCAACAGTCAAGCCAACCCTCATCGACGTGGACATTCTTGTCAACAGCATCGGACCCGTGTCCTCCATTGATATGGTAAATCACAACAGATCTCGAGTTGAATAATCTGGGAGGGATCTTTGAATGTTATCTTGTTTTAAAAAGATGGACATTTCTGTTTTGAAATGAACAATCTAGGACCTAATACGGACTCCTGTGGTATCCCAATCACAAGTTAATTTGTAGCCCTGGAGTTGCACAAACGGGTGTCTTGtaatgtgtcaaaaaaaaaaaaaaaaaaagtaatacagGTTTGAAAAATGCTAATAAGTCACGTACACTCTCATTCCACTACCGCCATTGTTCCGGGTTGCCAGGACACAAAAAGAACAATGTCGTTTTGCTTTCAGGATTTCACAATGAAAGGACTAATCGCCGTTTATTAGCATGTagcgaaagaaaaaaagatggggGCAGCATGCTTTTGTACCTGTCTTTTGTTCGATCACAGTGACAAGACAAAATCGCCATTCATTCTTCAGCACGATAATTGTAAATTTTTGTTCGTAAGAGATTGAAGTCCTCTTTCAATTTTCCATATTATTATGCCATTATTGTTTTTCCTGTAGTTAACCAAAAAAGCATTGAAAAGAGAAGTGAAAGGAATTTCCTTTTGGCAGAATTTCGAGAACCGATCACCTCCCAGTCTCCATGCAATGGGGAATTATCCCCACAGATTAGCTAGCTGCTCCTTTCAGAAATCTACCTCTACAAATGTTCAATTTTTCTTCTCCGCTTCCCCACGGCGGCGCACAATTAAAGGTCATCAGCACCCTGCGTACTCGTTGATTATAGATTTCCTTGTAATTGGCCTGCTACTTAAGCGCTTTTGGCCAAAGGTCAGATGCAACATGAAAATATTTTAGAAACCGGAGGGGCCAAAGTGTTGCTCGCGGGAACTGTTGCCATGGGGATGTCTGGCTTGCTTGCCTCGCTCAGTGGTGAAATAataatagtcattcaaacccTCCAATCATCAAGATTTCCACGACTGCTACCGATTAAGAAATGGCTAATTCAAACTACAATGGATCATTTCTGAGAATTTTTCATGTTATGATAGGTCAGTCCATTTAGTCAATTAGTGAAACTACCGGCGGCCTCAAACCCAAAtgtctgacttcctgttcaataCCGCGCCTGGGCCCTTGAAGGGGACTCATCGCAATCCATCAAGCCTCTTTGCTTTTCCAGGAATACCAAATTGACATCATCTTCGCGCAGACGTGGATCGACAGCCGTTTGCgttacaacagcagcagcatgaAGATCTTGACGCTCAACAGCAACATGGTGGGCCTCATCTGGTTGCCCGACACCATCTTCAGGAACTCCAAGAACGCTGACGCCCATTGGATCACCACGCCAAATCAGCTGCTCAGAATATGGAACAACGGCAAGATACTTTACACCTTGAGGTAAACAAGTGTGACCCGAAGTCGCATCTAATGTGCCCTGGCTTGGTTgtgaacgggaaaaaaaaatcgagtgaCGCTGACCTGCCTCGTTGCTTTTTTTAACTATTCTCCAAGGTTCACCTCGACATCAACAATAAACATTATTGTGGCCTTGTGGAGATGTTTGGAAATTTGCTTTCATGCATATTTGAAGGGGCTGAGTGAGATTGCATGAGAAGCTGACGATAGAATGTCAGCGTGTCTAAAATGCCTTGACgtggatgacaaaaaaaaaatcggacttCAAGTGGGCCAGACTTCAAGTTCAACTAGCAAAGCTTGTCTGTAGTGAtggctatgtttttttttttgcctcaattTAATTGATATTGTGCTTCTCTCATGGTGTGTGTGCCTTGACCACGTGGGGGCAGCATAACACAGACAAAGTAATGTTAGTCATTCGtcaaagaggataaagaatatatgcctgagtATCTGTTTACGATGCTTGAAGGCTCATAACACCGAGTTGCCTTTTAGCACtcgctttttttaatttttctcacAAGTCAAATGCAACTTGTTGTTTCAGACTGACTATAAACGCAGAGTGCCAGCTGCAGCTACACAATTTTCCCATGGACGAGCACTCATGTCCGCTCATCTTCTCCAGCTGTGAGTATGACACAACAAATGAcactatttcatttcattttaaaatattttattcaagatTCAGCAGTGCATTTGTTGCCAAGGTCCCAATCAACaagacaaatgttttattttgtttgagatCATGTTACTTTCAGTATGAAATGTAATTTACAATTCATACATTTGAAATAAACATGGAAATTAATGTGAGGTATTCAGAGAGCTGGCTCTAGGTTCTCACTTTCTTTGTCACCCTTGTCCTTTATTTTGGTTCCtattagatcaggggtgtcaaactcatttttttcacgggccgcattgtagtcatagcttcttttggagggctattaggactgtcaacccaaataaatgtacgagtacctcatattatatacagtaaaagctacaaaacaaactgacaaataactcgtttttaaatcagatgagtaaaaactggtcaaatataaaaaaaaaaaaagaagatattaaaagtgaagacaatttgcaattctagtaatgacacacgaatgtgatgcacaatttgtctgtgcgggccacataaaatgatgtggcgggtcgtatctggcccccgggccttgagtttgacacccatcaGGTATCCCTTTGGTCTTGCTattaatttgatttttattttaacagGATGCGCATGAACTATGTAAATAAAGGCTCTTTTTAAAGGGGCCCATCAAAGGAGGCACTTGAGCGTCAATGAATGGGCCTCACGCTCGGAGACCACAAATCTAATGAAAGCCAAGTCAGACGATGTGACAgctgttgccgtggcaaccactccatcctcttcctcttgtgAAGTCCATCCCTAAGAGTGTGTGTGGGGCGGTGATTGTGCCTGTCTTCCACTAATCAACTCATCACAATGCTGATATGCAGCCCACCTGTGAACGTACAGCATATAGTAGATGGCATAGCAATTGTTAGCACGCACATATTAGCATCTTTTCTCGATTAATACGAGATTATGAAGAAAGATGGTTTGGCCAAGTATAATGCATTGTGTTTGTTCTGGAACCGTTGCAGACGGGTACCCGCGTGACGAGATGGTCTACAAGTGGAGGAGGAACTCGGTGGAGGCGGCGGACCAAAAGTCCTGGCGCCTCTATCAGTTTGACTTCATTGGCCTCAGGAACACCACCAACATCATCAAGACCACAGCAGGTACTCGACACCACTCAAAGATGAGTGGCTGAGATGGGTAAACAATTTTGGATTTTTGCCGCTGGCGGCGTGCCCCAACACACACATCCAGGGGACTACGTGGCGATGACAGTGTACTTTGACCTGAGGAGGCGAATGGGCTACTTCACCATCCAGACCTACATTCCCTGCATTCTCACTGTGGTACTATCCTGGGTCTCCTTCTGGATCAAGAAAGACGCCACGCCAGCCAGGACCGCTTTGGGTCAGACAAACTTCTAACCCTAAACGTGCTTTGAAAACAGGCTGGAAACTTGACTTTGAAAAGTTTTGCAGGAATCACCACGGTGCTGACTATGACTACGCTGAGCACGGTGGCGAGGACGTCTCTTCCGCGCGTGTCCTACGTGACGGCCATGGACCTTTTTGTCACCGTCTGCTTCCTGTTTGTCTTCGCCGCTCTGATGGAGTACGCCACCCTCAACTATTACTCCAGTTGGACCCGCTCCCCCCCTTGCATGG includes the following:
- the LOC133166611 gene encoding gamma-aminobutyric acid receptor subunit gamma-3 — encoded protein: MRTRTHFLPNYDFVQGNAKQMNVKEDLERLVARDQWRSASMTSACSPWFLLFLMALNASCVTSDYEDDYEDVTVQKMMPTKSQQSDATKILNGLLKDYDRKLRPDIGVKPTLIDVDILVNSIGPVSSIDMEYQIDIIFAQTWIDSRLRYNSSSMKILTLNSNMVGLIWLPDTIFRNSKNADAHWITTPNQLLRIWNNGKILYTLRLTINAECQLQLHNFPMDEHSCPLIFSSYGYPRDEMVYKWRRNSVEAADQKSWRLYQFDFIGLRNTTNIIKTTAGDYVAMTVYFDLRRRMGYFTIQTYIPCILTVVLSWVSFWIKKDATPARTALGITTVLTMTTLSTVARTSLPRVSYVTAMDLFVTVCFLFVFAALMEYATLNYYSSWTRSPPCMDRKRHNYSVLDAGQPPPTVVTLNNTTYWQDLDDTCASQCLDGKDCFGFFCCYDDCKDGAWRRGRVHVDLLDLDAYSRVFFPASFFLFNVVYWVGYLYL